The sequence below is a genomic window from Bradyrhizobium septentrionale.
GCGACTTCGCCGCCATGCACGGCGATTTCCTCCGCGACATGTCGCAGTGGGTGCGCGAGGGCAAGGTCAAGTACAAGGAGTTCGTGACCGAGGGGCTCGACAGCGCGCCGGAGGCCTTCATGGGCCTGCTCAAGGGCGCCAATTTCGGCAAGCAGCTGGTCCGGGTCGGGCCGGACAAGGCGTGAGCCGGGGGCTTTCACCTCGCAATCCGCGCAACAAAGTATCAAAAACGCCACAATGGCGGGCTTTTGGGGGCATTTTGGCCCCCATTTGCTTGACGGGGGAACCGGAGCAGTTGAATCAATATGGCTATATTTCAGAGTGTAGCCATGGTTTTTGAGCTTATTGTTTCCGGGGTCATTCTCCTCGCCGTCGGCTATTGGGCGACGATGTTCGTCATGGGCCGGCGCGACGACGTCTTGCATGGAAAATTCGTGGAGCAGGAGGAGGACGCCGAGCCGCCGCGGCGCCAGATGCCACCGCTGCCGCGCGCCCGGCGCGTGGTGCAGGCCGCACCGCAGCCGAGCAAGGACTCGCTGCAGGCGCTGCTCACCGTCATCAAGCAGGACCTGCACGACGCGGCACGGAGCTGAGTGGGGTAACTTTATTCGAGTCGTCGGACTCCGCTTCACCTCGCCCCGCGTGCGGGGAGAGGTCGGAACGCATCGCTAGATGCGTTCCGGGTGAGGGGGAGTCTCCGCAAACGCAGCTGTCGCCGGGATATGCGGAGACGGCCCCTCACCCCAACCCTCTCCCCGTAAGAACGGGGAGAGGGAACGGCAGCGCCGTCGCGGTCGCTATTCGACCCAATCTCATCACACTCCAGCTAGGCCACCGGCTGTTTGCCGAGCAGCATGTCCAGGTCGACATCGACCTGGCCTTTCGCCCTGACGTGGCGGACCTCGAAACTGTCGGGCTGGAAGCGGTATTCGACGAGACCAACCTCCTTGATGCCGATCACTTCCTGTCTTGCGTCGGGGACGATGAAGCCGGCCGAGGGCGCCCAGATGTGCCTGACATGCTCGAAAGTGTAGTCGCGGCGCTGGTGCACATGGCCGCTGCCGACCAGGCGCCAATCGACCTTGCCGAACATCTCGATCAGGCGCCGCCGCGCCGGTTGCGGCACGAAGCGGATCGCGGTCTCGACGCGTTCGGCATCGTAGGGCACGTCGAGATAGAGCGGCTTGTGCAGGAACAGCGCGACCGGCCTGCCGACGGCCTTGTCGAGTGCTGTGGCGAGCCAGTCGAACTGCTCGGCCTCGCTGTCGAGGCCGGTGTTCATGATCAGCGAGTTGAGGCCGATGAAGCACCAGCCGGCGGCGTCGAAATGCCAGCGGTCCTCGCCGACCACCGAGGTGAAGGCGTCGCAGGTCGCTCCGGTCGGCAGTTGCGCCGGCACCGCGCCGACCGCGGTCGGGTTGTCGCCGATGTCGTGATTGCCGGGCAGATAGAGGCAGTCGACCGGCAGCGCGGTGTGCAGCTGTTTGGCGAACACCAGATCGTCGCGGCTGTTCGGCCCGTCGAACGAGACGTCGCCGGAGTTGAGCACGAGGTCGGGACGCGTCGCGTCGATGTGCTCACTGACCCGATGAAAGTTGTCGATGAGCAGTTTGTGGCGGCGCGCGAGATGGGTGTCGGAGATTTGTGTCAGGCGAAACTGGGGCATGCATCGATCCTTTCGTACCGATCATAGGCCGGCGCGAAGTCGGAACGATGACGATTTCAATGACTTATTCGATGCTCTGTTTGATGTCTTGTTTGAAGACTTGTTCGATAATTTGGCGCGGGCCGGCCGCGGGAGCTAGGACGCGGGCTCATTAGCGCGCAGCCATGGCCTGATCGATGCGAGTTGAACGAAGGCAAGGTAGTTGGCGGCGGGCTTGTCATAGCGCGTCGCAACCCGCTTTGGTCGCGATGCGCCCGAAAGCGGACGCGTTATGCTCACTTTGAGTTTTGTCGTTCGTGCCCTGAGCGGACATTCGCACATCCCCTGACGGGGCTATGTCTCCGCTACAGTCGGCCGTCAGCATGCCAGCGGGACCAGACCACGTCAAACCAACTTGATTTGCTTTGCAAACGCGCCGTTCCCGGGCGATTTGGCGTCGTCTCAACGAACGAGGGGGTATTCATGGCTAATCCTGCACCGACGAATGCCGCTGATGACACCGATCCGGCGCGGGTGGCTCCGGATATCACGAACACAACACCGGAAAACCAGGCGCCGACCTTCCGCAATCAGGACCAGGTCTGGCCGCACCGCGTCATCCGGCGCGGCGACGCAGTGCGGCCACTGCCACCGCACGCCCGTTCGCTCGCGGACCTGACGTTCGAGGTGGGCGGGGTGCGCGTCGGCCTCAGCGAGAATATGGCCCGCCGCCGCACGGCCGGACTCCTGATCCTCAAGCGCGGCGAGATTGCGCTGGAGCGCTACGGCATGGGCAACGGCCCGGAGAGCCGGTGGGCCAGCATGTCGACCGCGAAGTCGATCACCGCGACGCTCGTCGGGGCTGCGCTCCACGATGGCGCGATCGGCAGCCTTGACGATCGCTGCGAGCAATACCTGCCGCGGATGCGCGGCTCGGCCTACGAGGGCGTCACGATTCGTAATCTCCTGCGGATGTGCTCCGGTGTGGCCTGGCGCGAGGAAAACGATGCAGACGGACGCTCAGAGGACTATCGCCTCGGCAAGGCCATGGTGAGCCGGCGGCCAGGGTCCGTCCTGGACCTGCTATGCAAACTGCCGCGCGCTCAGCCGCAGGGCGTCGTCTTCAACTATTCGACCGGCGAGAGCTGCCTGATCGGCGCGCTGGTCGTGGCCGCTACGGGCCGGCCCCTGGCCGACTACTGCGCTGAGAAGATCTGGGGACCTGCCGGCATGGAGGCCGACGGGTATTGGCAACTTGAGTCCGAAGGAGGCATGGAACTCGCCGGGTTTGGCGTCAGTGCGCGCCTGCGCGACTTCGGCCGCTTCGGCCAGCTGGTGCTGGAGGATGGCGAAGCGTTCAGTGGCCGACCGGTGCTGCCGCCCGGCTGGCGCGATCTCGCCGGACAGCCCGACAGCGCGCCCACTGGCTTCGGTCGGCTCATGCCCGGTTCACCGGCGGGATACGGCTATCACTGGTGGGCGGTGCCGCCCTTGCCGGGAGGCGTCAACAACGGTGCGTTTGCGGCGAATGGCGCCTTCGGCCAGTTCATCTTCGTCAATCCGACCGAGCAGGTGGTCATTGCACTTCAGAGCGCGTGGCGTCAGCCTCGCGACAGCGACGCCGCGGTCGAAAACATCGCGATGATCAGAGCCGCGGTAAGCGCGCTGCGAACTGAGCCACCGTCGTAGGCCCCGGCGCGGCGACTTCCCTCGCTAGCCTGACCGACTCGCAGCAACCGACTGTATGAATACGCACCCTAGATCGCCAGCTGCTTGATCGAGGGCGGTGGTGGGGCAGGTGGACTGACGCCGCGTCCGAGCAATCCAGTGTCGGGCAGATTGGTCCCCGTGACTGATGGTGTCGCGGTGAGGCCGAAATAAGCGAGCGCATCGCGCCTGACATCGTAGACCGCAACGCCAATCAGGGTCAGCACCAGCGCCGCGGCGAGCCCATGCCTGACCATGTCGCGCGTCGAGCGATAGCCGCTGCGGAAATAGATCGAGAGCAGGATTGCGACCAAGAGCGCCGCGGCGACGCCGGCGAGCCCCGACATCACCATGCCGAGCCCGCCATCGGCAGCGTCATCGAACCAGCCGGTGGGGGGATCGATCGCCTGCAGCAGGGGCGTGGTGATATCGCCGAGAGTTTCGGTCGCCTGGGCCGCCTGGGCCGCGCTGTCGAAAATCCGGGAGATGATGCTCATCGCGTCATCCATGAGGGGCTGAAACCGTCGTAACTCCTGAGAGTTGGTCATCCGGGCTCGGATGATGGTTCAACGGGCTCCACAGCTGCTTGATTGCGCCGGGCGGGGTTGGCAGCTAAGAGGACGGCCGGGCGCTGAGGGAGATTCTGATGTCGGTTCAAATGGTTCTGTTACCAGTCTTCATCCAGATTGGGCTCACCTTCGCGCTCCTGTTCGCGATGGCGACGACGCGCACCAAGGCGCTGATGAGCGGCGAGACCAGGATCAAGGACATCGCGTTGCGCGAGCCGAACTGGCCGGCCGGCGCTACCAAGTTCGGCAATTGCTTTGCCAACCAGTTCGAGCTCCCGGTGCTGTTCTATGTCCTGATCGCCATTGCGCTGCCGCTGCGGCGTGCCGATCTGTTCATCGTGCTGATGTCCTGGGTATTCGTGGTCACCCGCTTTGCCCATGCCGGGGTGTTCGTCACCTCCAACGACGTGCGGCCGCGCTCGCTCGCCTGGTTCGCCGGCGTGCTGGTGCTGGCGGCGATGTGGCTGTATTTCGCGCTCAAACTGCTGCTGCTGATCTGACGCGCCCAACCGAAAGAGACCAATGACTCCCGCTGCCCGGCTTTCCGCCGCGATCGAGCTGATCGCCACCATCGACGCACAGCGCATTCCCGCGGCGAAAGCGCTGAAGGAATGGGGCACCGCGCACCGCTATGCCGGCTCCGGCGATCGCGCCGCGATCTCCGGCCTGATCTGGGACGTGCTGCGCCGGCAATCCTCCGCGGCCTGGCTGATGGAGGATGACAGCGCCCGCGCGCGGGTGATCGGCATGCTCAAGCTCGAACGCGGCATGGATGTCGCCACGATCGCTGCGCTGTGCGACGGCGGACGCTTTGCGCCTGACACCCTGACCGCGACCGAGGAGGCCGCGCTGACCTCGCGCTCGCTGAAGGATGCGCCGGCGCCGGTCGCGGGCGATTATCCGGAATGGCTCGATCCCTATCTGGCGAAGGTGTTCGGCGACGACCGCGCCGCGGAAGCGACCGCGATGGCGAGCCGCGCGCCGCTCGATCTGCGGGTCAACACGCTGAAGGGCAAGCGCGAGAAGATCCTGCCGCGATTGCATCATTTGGGCGCGAAGGAAACGCCGTGGTCGCCGCTCGGCCTGCGCATCGAGCTCGGCGCCGATGCGCGCAATCCCGGCATCCATGCCGAGGAGGATTTCATCAAGGGCGCGATCGAGGTGCAGGACGAGGGCTCGCAGCTCGCGGCGCTGCTCTCGGCCGCCAAGCCCGGCGAGCAGGTGATCGATCTCTGCGCCGGCGCCGGCGGCAAGACGCTGGCACTCGCCGCGATGATGCAAGGCAAGGGCCGGCTGATCGCGACCGACAGTGACAAGCGCCAGCTCGTGCCGATCCATGAACGGCTGTCGCGCGCCGGCGTGCACAATTGCGACGTCCGCACGCCGCGCGGGGAGGAGGAGGTGCTGTCCGATATCAAGGCGTCCGCCGACCTCGTGCTGATCGACGCGCCGTGCACGGGCACCGGCACCTGGCGCCGCAATCCCGACGCCAAATGGCGCATGCGCCCGGGCGCGCTCGAGGTGCGGCTGAAGGACCAGGCCGAGGTGCTGGAGCGCGCCGCGCCGCTGGTGAAGCCGGGCGGCCGCATCGCCTACATCACCTGCTCGGTGTTATCAGAGGAGAACGGCGAGCAGGTCAGGGCCTTCATCGCGCGGCATCCGGAGTTCTCGGTGCAGCCGCCGGAGCAGACCGCCTCGGTGCTGTGGGACAAGGCCGAGGCTTTCGCAGAAGCCGCGCTGCAATCGGCCGAGGGCTGGCTGATGACGCCACGCCGCACCGGCACGGACGGATTTTTCGTCTCGGTGCTGACGAAGGCGTGACGCTTCCTCCGCCGTCATTGCGAGGAGCGTAAGCGACGAAGCAATCCATCGTTCCGCATATGCGGCGGGATGGATTGCTTCGCTGCGCTCGCAATGACGGGTTGAACAGCCTCGCCCGCCGGCACCGGCGTCCTGCTCACCACGACGACCCAGTACAGCAGCGCGCAGGCGCTGATCGCGGCGCCGAGCACGCAGACCCCGATCCAGCCGGTGGCTGCATAGGCCATCGTCGAGCCGATCGCGCCGAGGCCAGAGCCGATCGAATAGAACACCATGTAGGCGCCGATCAGGCGGCTCGGGGCGTCGGGGCGCGTCGCCACGATCAGGCTCTGATTGGTGACATGCACGGCCTGCACCGCGAAATCGATCATGACCACGCCGGCGAGCACCAGCCATAGCGAGCTGTCAAGGCAGGCGATCGGGATCCAGCCGGCGAGCATCAGCATCAGCGACAATCCGGTGGTGCGCTGCGCCCAGCCGCGATCGGCGAGGCGACCCGAATTGCGTGCCGCCAGCGCGCCGGCGAGCCCGGCAATGCCGAGCATGCCGATCGTGGTGTGCGACAGCGACAGCGGGGGAGAAGCGAGCGGCAGCACAACCGAGCTCCAGAACGCGCTGAAGCTTGCGAAGATCAACAGCGCGAACACCGCGCGTTCGCGCAGCACCGGCTCCTCGACCAACAGCGCGACGGTGGAGCGCAGCAGCCTTGCATAGGACGATCCGGTCATCGCCTGCGGCTGATGTCGCGGCAGCGCGCGCGCCAGTAGCGCCGCCAGCACCAGCGTGAGCGCGGCCGAGGTCAGGTAGACCACGCGCCAGCCGCCGAGATCGGCCAGCGCGCCGGCGGCAAAGCGTGCCAGCAGGATGCCGGACACCACGCCGCTGGTGACGGTGCCGATGGTGCGGCCGCGCGCGGCCGGCGCCGCCAGCGTCGCGGCGTAGGCGACCAGCACCTGGATCACGACCGCGAGCAGCCCGACCAGCACCATGCCGAAGAGCAGCACGGCGGCGTTCGGCGCGGTGCCGACGACGGCAAGCGCGGCCGCCGACAGCACGGTCTGGCCGACGATCAGCTTGCGGCGGTCCCAGAGATCGCCGAGCGGTACGATCAGTATCAAGCCGAAGGCGTAACCCACCTGGGTCAGCGTCACGACGCCGCCGATCACGGCGGGCGTGATGGAAAGGTCTTGCGCCATGGTGTCGAGCAGCGGTTGCGCGAAATAGATGTTGGCGACGCTCAGCCCGCAGGCCACAGCAAACAGCACGACGATCGCAGGCGACAGCGGGCCTGTTGTCGCGTTGCCGGCCTTGTTGGCGTCCTTCGCGGCTTCCTGGGCCGGTCGGGCCTCTGCCATGGTCCTGTTCGTCATCATGCCTCCGCTGCAGTTCGCAATCTGGTCTTATAATGAGACCAGTTGCGTCGGGCGCTGTCTAGTCCTATTTTAAGACCGGTTTCGGGAAAGTGATCGAGGAGAGGCTGAAGGCGATGAAGCGGACCGGATTTGCCGAAGCGGACTGCCCGGTGGCCCGTGCGCTGGATGCGATCGGCGACTGGTGGTCGCTGTTGATCGTGCGCGACGCGTTCGACGGGTTGCGCCGGTTCGGCGACTTCCAGACGAATCTCGGCATCGCCAAGGGCATGCTGACGGCGCGGCTGCGCAAGCTGGTCGAAGCAGGCGTGCTCGAGCAGGTCGCGGCCT
It includes:
- a CDS encoding metallophosphoesterase family protein; the protein is MPQFRLTQISDTHLARRHKLLIDNFHRVSEHIDATRPDLVLNSGDVSFDGPNSRDDLVFAKQLHTALPVDCLYLPGNHDIGDNPTAVGAVPAQLPTGATCDAFTSVVGEDRWHFDAAGWCFIGLNSLIMNTGLDSEAEQFDWLATALDKAVGRPVALFLHKPLYLDVPYDAERVETAIRFVPQPARRRLIEMFGKVDWRLVGSGHVHQRRDYTFEHVRHIWAPSAGFIVPDARQEVIGIKEVGLVEYRFQPDSFEVRHVRAKGQVDVDLDMLLGKQPVA
- a CDS encoding MFS transporter, producing MTNRTMAEARPAQEAAKDANKAGNATTGPLSPAIVVLFAVACGLSVANIYFAQPLLDTMAQDLSITPAVIGGVVTLTQVGYAFGLILIVPLGDLWDRRKLIVGQTVLSAAALAVVGTAPNAAVLLFGMVLVGLLAVVIQVLVAYAATLAAPAARGRTIGTVTSGVVSGILLARFAAGALADLGGWRVVYLTSAALTLVLAALLARALPRHQPQAMTGSSYARLLRSTVALLVEEPVLRERAVFALLIFASFSAFWSSVVLPLASPPLSLSHTTIGMLGIAGLAGALAARNSGRLADRGWAQRTTGLSLMLMLAGWIPIACLDSSLWLVLAGVVMIDFAVQAVHVTNQSLIVATRPDAPSRLIGAYMVFYSIGSGLGAIGSTMAYAATGWIGVCVLGAAISACALLYWVVVVSRTPVPAGEAVQPVIASAAKQSIPPHMRNDGLLRRLRSSQ
- a CDS encoding RsmB/NOP family class I SAM-dependent RNA methyltransferase, translating into MTPAARLSAAIELIATIDAQRIPAAKALKEWGTAHRYAGSGDRAAISGLIWDVLRRQSSAAWLMEDDSARARVIGMLKLERGMDVATIAALCDGGRFAPDTLTATEEAALTSRSLKDAPAPVAGDYPEWLDPYLAKVFGDDRAAEATAMASRAPLDLRVNTLKGKREKILPRLHHLGAKETPWSPLGLRIELGADARNPGIHAEEDFIKGAIEVQDEGSQLAALLSAAKPGEQVIDLCAGAGGKTLALAAMMQGKGRLIATDSDKRQLVPIHERLSRAGVHNCDVRTPRGEEEVLSDIKASADLVLIDAPCTGTGTWRRNPDAKWRMRPGALEVRLKDQAEVLERAAPLVKPGGRIAYITCSVLSEENGEQVRAFIARHPEFSVQPPEQTASVLWDKAEAFAEAALQSAEGWLMTPRRTGTDGFFVSVLTKA
- a CDS encoding serine hydrolase domain-containing protein codes for the protein MANPAPTNAADDTDPARVAPDITNTTPENQAPTFRNQDQVWPHRVIRRGDAVRPLPPHARSLADLTFEVGGVRVGLSENMARRRTAGLLILKRGEIALERYGMGNGPESRWASMSTAKSITATLVGAALHDGAIGSLDDRCEQYLPRMRGSAYEGVTIRNLLRMCSGVAWREENDADGRSEDYRLGKAMVSRRPGSVLDLLCKLPRAQPQGVVFNYSTGESCLIGALVVAATGRPLADYCAEKIWGPAGMEADGYWQLESEGGMELAGFGVSARLRDFGRFGQLVLEDGEAFSGRPVLPPGWRDLAGQPDSAPTGFGRLMPGSPAGYGYHWWAVPPLPGGVNNGAFAANGAFGQFIFVNPTEQVVIALQSAWRQPRDSDAAVENIAMIRAAVSALRTEPPS
- a CDS encoding MAPEG family protein, which codes for MSVQMVLLPVFIQIGLTFALLFAMATTRTKALMSGETRIKDIALREPNWPAGATKFGNCFANQFELPVLFYVLIAIALPLRRADLFIVLMSWVFVVTRFAHAGVFVTSNDVRPRSLAWFAGVLVLAAMWLYFALKLLLLI